In the Deltaproteobacteria bacterium genome, TTATCCTTCTGGCTTTTTGTGGCAAATGAATCACCACGGCGAATAGTAACCACTTCATCGCAGGAAGCAGGGAAGGCTAATTGAAGCGCTGTGGAGGCAGGAGAAGCCGTCGACAGCCGGTAACCGATCAACCTCAGATGGTCGATTATGCTCCGGCGGGTTGTGGCTGTCGTGAGGAAACTTTCATTGGCAACACGGTCCTGATAATAGCTGAGAATATCCCCCATATGAGCAAAGAGCTCAAGCAGGACGTTACCAAAGTCAGCCTCTGACTCGTAATCTTTCCACTCGGGAAGTTTATTGGGAACCATGTCCCGTAAAGACTTAAGGATGCTGTCATAGTCGCGGGCCATGTAATCAACCCTGTTTTGCCCGTTTATTTTTTTAATTTCAGCCATTTTTTCCCCTTACCTGAAATGTATTCGAACCGCCTGTTTTGAAAGGTCTTCCCGCTTGGTATAAGCAATCTCAATTGTAATGGTTTCTTCCCCGGACTTTACATCAATCCCGTCCAGGAGAATAATATCTCCAAGCCATCTGCTCAGGGCCTGACCCACTGTAAATTCCGTTGCAGCGCCGAGCACTGAATCATTTGGCTCGAATACCAGGTTAAAAAGCCCGCAGCCAAATTCAGGCTGATTTACACGCTCGCCGGGAGCCGTAAAAAGCACCTGGGTAATTTTCCCGCGAATAGCTTCATCACCGCCGGTGGCATTGATGCGGCCTGCTTCGTTGATCGAAAATGGGAATCCGAATGTGGTAATTTCTGTCATTTACTCACCTATTCACTGTTTAGAACCTGAATCATTACTCTGAACAGGATACGAAATCCTGATTTTCTGCTGTTACTGTTGAATTTTCCGTACTACCCTTTCCGTCACATGTATCTATGCTATCGCTATCCAGTAAGGTGGCATCACCACCTACTTTCACAAAACTGCTGCCTGAACCAGAACTGGGAGTACCTGTTCCGATTGGCGTGTCATCAATAGAAGCTACAAGTGCTGGCGTAACAGTTGTTGGATTTACTTGAGTAATGTTTTGAGCAGATATAGGTAGATGCTCTCCCGGATCCAAACTACTTTTACTTGTAACAAGCACCACTGCTTTGCCATCGATGCTCACAAAATCACTTAGGTCATCCGTCATAGAACCTTTATAATCAAAATCAGCTATGCCAGTGAAAGAGCCCACTGAATTTGTTGCTGAATCTGGGCCAGTGCCACTAACATTATGTTTATCCGTTCCTTCCACCTTATCCCCTTCCACAACTATAAGTGTTCCCATATTTTACTCACTCTTAAGATGCCTTGGTAAAGTCCACTGTATCTGCCTTGATCTCCACTGCCTGCCCTGAAGCATCTATGGTAAATGCGACTTTCGAAGTAATATTAAAGGCATCTTCCTTCATTTCAATACAATTATCTGTTGAATCAGTTATTTTAATTCCATCTTTAT is a window encoding:
- a CDS encoding GPW/gp25 family protein, whose product is MTEITTFGFPFSINEAGRINATGGDEAIRGKITQVLFTAPGERVNQPEFGCGLFNLVFEPNDSVLGAATEFTVGQALSRWLGDIILLDGIDVKSGEETITIEIAYTKREDLSKQAVRIHFR